The Paramisgurnus dabryanus chromosome 17, PD_genome_1.1, whole genome shotgun sequence genome includes the window AATaagctttatgcccagctgcactacttcctgaacttcagccagctccttgtttcctgtctgccattattggacaaactgattaatccaggtgtgcctgacctcagtagtcacaacaataaTATTAGCTgaatatcatgaaaatttgGAAATACATTTCTGTCACAAATGTACAGATCATTATTTGTATTATCAGGTAATGTACAAACTTCACAAGTTGGTAGTCATGCCAACTTGAGTGCATAAGTGGAACATACCAAATACtacaaatttataaaataatttcatataataatatacaaatctgtggcaaaaaaattgcatttaattAGAAAAATGCAAAACAGGCACATTTTCTCTTAGTGGTCTCTCTCACCAAAacactatggggcggtttccccggacagggattagctactaggccttagtttaattaggaaatataactagttttaacaaacatgccttacttaaaaaaaaaaaaacatgtgttcatttttaggcaaaacaaagggcactgatgtattttaagatatgtcagtgcaagttgttttcggtttggacagctcttacatttattttagtctaggactagtctaattcctATTTCGGGAAACCGCTCCATTATGTCAAAAGGGGCTTTTGTTTGTTATTCTTTTGATTTGGCTAAATTATTTAGATTGCACTTAAACaacttatttttatattataattttCAAATTCTTTCAAAAACACTACGTTAAATAACACttttgtttgttatttgttTAATGCGAAAGGACCCTTATTCAACATATACTTGACTTCTTTGTTGAAAATATtgaccaacatttttttttttactttggaaACATGTATTATTAGGTCTGTTTGTAAATCAGAAGGGCAAACACATTTACACATTCATGATTAATTTTATTATCTTAACGGCAAAATtccatatatatattaaaatatctgGCCAAAAACCATGCTTTAAagtatttaaagaagaaattaTACACTATGTTGATCTAATATTACCCTCAAAAAACCAGAAAGCCTGTCAGATTCTAAAGGCATGtaattattttcatatttttatataatatattgttTCCCCCCTTGCAACAATgtctttattttcattttaaattatctaattttgtgttattttgtttatttttcagaCAGTTTATATTTGGACACACTgctgtaatatttatattactgtcgattgttcaataaaaaaaaaagaaaagaaaggacCCTTATTTTGAAAGCTTCCTCTAGAACCAACACAGAGATTGTAATTGGTCGACGTGTTGTCCAATCAGTGAGCTCGTTGTTCGCACGTAGCAGAGGGAGAATCGATGCGCCGTAGGTTGCTGTATCAAACTCTCtcacacatttatatttcatcACAGTGAATTAAAATGAGCTCAATTGGTACCGGGGTGAGTAAAATGAGCAATAATAAAATTATCATAGTTTTAAAATAAGACTGGATAATAATTGAGTTATTTATTGAGCAATACGAGTATGTCTGTGTCATTCTGAAGCTAACAAGCTAATGCTGGTGTGCAGGATCTGTGATGATAGTGTGTTTATTTTACATGAGTGAATTTAAAGTTGAGATAGATATTATGTATTTCATGAACatatattcttttaatttaCATGGGTTAAATATGTGTGTTTTGTTATATTTTGCCTCTGCTGAGTCACTGCTTGCTAACAATGAGTGATGGTTCATGTGAAGTAGAGCTAAAGTGAAAGTAAATTTGATCTGCAGCCTAAACACTGCTCTGCGTTTCAATAtcagttattattattattttgcccaTTCTTACTTTATTCTTTACTTTTTTTGCATTTGTCGACAAACTAAGTTAGATGTTTGTAAGATAACTGACAGGTGgttttgcagtgtatattttgtatgtatatttttcATAGTATGACTTACCACTTCTCATTGTATGTGCAACTAGAAACAACTACTGATACACTTTTGTCTTTACTCTATCTAGTATGATTTATCTGCCTCTACCTTTTCACCTGATGGGCGAGTATTTCAGGTGGAATATGCCATTAAGGCTGTAGAAAATAGCAGGTAAGTAATTACCATAACCCCCATCTCACACTTTGTATTAAAAGTATTAAAACCTTCTTCATATGCACATTTTTAAGGGCACcaattatgcaaaatccacttttaaaggtgtttggacataaatgtgtgttggcagtgtgtgaacacaacaaccctacagtgaaaaaaatccacccactccttttttaatccctattgaaccaaagcagtctcattagacatgctgttttgactctcttgttaatgtgatgtcacaccgataaagccccacccacgaccactgactgacagtcctgcatCACCACAGTTTCCACCCTCTGCGGGTTGCACGTTGTCTACCATATCTGAATAGTAAGATACCAGACTGTTTTTACatgaatcagatctatttgaaCTGAAATCACTcattggctgcgtccgaaaccgcattcTGTATAgcaggtactgaattagatgaagtacctacttacttggcgttaaaacagtaggtactgtatagtatgaatcctggtagtatgaatgagattcggacgtactacatccgccatgttgctacatcacgtgacatacgtcgtcatcacgtcatgtcatttcagcgcgaaaacagcctcttcttcttcgttggataactcctcgtccggggcatcatgggatagtgaagcgtccatcgtatgcacgctgcaaaatctaaccggaagtagtaggtcatccgggtaatttttgcatactgtttttcgaatactatgtattcggacatactactcgcctcgcctactgcttttcgcgtactatatagtatgtagtaggcggtttTGGACGCAGCAATTGTCTCTTTTGATGAGGGAGTGAGAATCTgtggctcatttgcatttaaaggtacagacacgaAAACAGTGCATTTTTGTTCCTGCCCAAATAGGGGGATTTGGGACGTGATATATTAAATTACATATTCTTTGCACATATTATATTACATATTGTAATAATGGTCATAATTGGTGTCCTTTAACTATATCATGGTAAAAAGTGGCTTATGTtatgaaaataaagaaatgtttattatcatttatttaattttctgttgTTTTACAACATTTTCTGTTCATGTAGCACAGCAATTGGAATCCGATGCAAAGATGGAGTCGTGTTCGGTGTGGAAAAGCTGGTGCTGTCCAAATTGTATGAAGAGGGTTCCAATAAGCGCATCTTCAATATTGATCGCCACGTTGGGATGGTACGAACATACcagattatttaaaatgtttcctGTGTTTAGCACCTAATCTTTAATGACATATTTTCTTAATTCctgtttatatttaaatgaaagAGCATACTAAATAAGAATTTAAGAGtgtatatatgtgaccctgagATTAGgaacatcaaagtttgatgGATTTTAATTAgagatgcactgatatatcgACCAGTAATGTGTATCGGTAGATAAAAGCAACTTTTCACACAATTGGCTATCGGCCAATAGTTAAAAAACAGCTGATAGTCATAGCTGACATATACTgccaatcaaaagagaacaggaaaatgccATTAATTTTATCTCTTTGtgtagaaaataaaaaaaactgtagtttaatgtgaaatattaatggtctttatataaataaataacattcagaaaatgtaaTCTTTAGAATTTAGTTAATACAAGTTATTATAACCACCAGACTGTCACTATCGGCAGATATAAGTCTGAATAATCAGCTAGCTGATATCTGTGGAAAAATTGAATATAGGTGCATCTCTAATTtgaatctttgacatgatcttacttgatcaatattaaagattttaagGTTATAAGTTCTCGATGTTTCATCAATTTGAATAGGAATCATAAATGTCCAAATAAATTGGCATTTTATACACAAATTTGAGCTGACAAAATTCTATCTTTTAAACCTTACACAGGGTGATGGTCTAATAAATTTAATTCATAATATCAAAGGAATATAAGAAAATAAGGGTTGTCTCCAAAAGCAAATAAATCCTGGAGGACGTTTGGAACATAGTGTAATGTAAACTTAAATCCAGATCAATTACATGGACATGAAGTGtcatctgtgtgtttgtcttGCAGGCAGTGGCTGGTCTTCTAGCAGACGCTCGATCACTTTCAGAGGTAGCCAGAGAAGAAGCGTCTAACTTCCGCTCTAACTATGGCCATGACATCCCATTGAAGGTGAGGAAAATAGATTTACCATTTAAGCTTATTGCACAAAGTGGCACACTTGTCAATGTAACATTGTTCGTGCTGATAAAACATGTCATGTTTAACCGTAActaagggtgttttcagacCTGAGCCGGAACCTGGTGCGTTTTCTCCCTTGGTTTGGTTCGTTTAGACATATGTGAACACGGCAATCGCGCTCAGATCCACAGCGGTTTTTATAAGCAATTCGACCCAACAAACAGGTCATCATAttgcttttttaatattttttggggccattttgcctttatttgatagACAGTAATTAAGTgatgacaggaaagtacagggtggaGAGTGGAatatgggatcggcaaaggacctcgagctgggattcgaactcAGGTCACCGgaagtgcgtctgcaccatatgtcggagcactgTCCACTACACCACTGGCTCCAACATCTTATCGCTTTGTTAACCATAAACATACCTGATTGCTTTTTGGTGACAAATTCTGGTGAGCACGTCAATGCCATTTAAAACCAAAGTGCACCTGTTCTTATACAGTGTCTTCTGATAGCTCTCATTTACTCGCATGTGACTTGTGTTAACAAAGTCTGATTTATTTGGAAATATTGCCTTGTGAATGCAAACTGAACCAACATAAAATTGCAACGTTGTAGCCATTTAACACCCGGTTTCGGAACAAAGCAATCGATCTACAGGTCTGAAAAAACCCTAAAATAATTTGGAAATGACAACATATGAATTGTGAAACAAATTGCCTGATAGATGAAACATCTATGTCAAAtatgtaaattattttaatagtgTAATTATctgaattatttaaataatacctGTATGTATTTTTGCTACACTCATGATCCACCAAATGATTAAATGAGATAAGAAGTAAATGTCTTTCAGATTGTGTCATTGATATACTTTTCTCATTCATACAGCATTTAGCTGAAAGAGTGGCCATGTATGTCCATGCTTACACATTATACAGCGCTGTGAGACCTTTTGGATGCAGGTAAAGATATTGTACACAAAGTAACGTTTTGTACAAAAAGACAGTGTAAGTCGTTTCTTAAACAAGCTTTGTCAACAGTATGGGGCAGTTTTCCAGACAAGGTTTAGactaggactaggccttatttattttaggacattaccttacatatatttattactgatgtgcattttgagacaaaacaatggcacctGATATATGTGAACTCTTTCCCGCCATTATCTTGTCATTTAAGTCCattataaaaatgcaattatatcagcttttttcaaaattctgtatttttgaagaaacctacccatttgagaggtgatgaggatgaaactttttttgtttgaaagcagaggatctgttatttcatttgatatatattatatgtttatatatttaaagaagaaaatgttctggaaggcattaaacttttgtgaaaatcatctTAAATGCTTGCACTGGctggcatatttttttttaaactatggcggggaaagagttcagatatgtgcaagatgtttttaaattgaaccatctcaaaaacacattttagtctgggactatgaTAAGCACTGTCTAGGAATGTCCCTATATGTAACAAACCTGGtattgaaatgttttttataagtatTGTAACCTCAGTCAAACAACactgattttatttttgtacctCTTTCAGTTTCATCCTGGGGTCTTATGACGAAGATGATGGTGCACAACTCTACATGGTCGACCCCTCTGGGATTTCATATGTAAGCGATTTCGGTTAATCAATGGTGTTACATATGCATTGCATATGCTCAGATGCAAAAACCTCTAAACACCAACTgcgtcaaaaatgagatgataTTAACAGAATGCTCTTGGCatgtattatacattcatcaactAATTTTGATTCAATTCTCCCTAATCaccggcctcaggccattcagaaatgcagtttttttttacagaatccATTAAAAGCCTGATTAAAAAATGCTAATGTACAAGAAACATGTAagagacgcacttagagggttttgcatctgagatTTTCAAATGTTTACACAATATTCTGTACATGGAAATGCCACCTGACAACAAATGTGACCTTGGACAACACAatccagtcataagggtcaatttgttgaaattgagattttcatcatcatcatctaaaagctgaatcttaagggtgcaaaaaaattgccaaatgaaattaaagttgccaaatgaagtccttagaaACACATATTGCTAAtggtaaatacattttttatatatttacggtaggaaattatatccaaatgatttttggcattaaaaaatcAATAAGTATTGTTTGATGATGTggcttatgactggttttgtggttcagggtcacaaatgtaaatgactgcaaataaTTTGTATTAGTTGATTGTGTGTCCTATATTACACATTACTGTTTTTATGATATTGGTACACTTTTATTTTCTCATCTATTCATTCAAATCTCCATTTTAGTGACTCCACTAGTGCTTGAACATACAATCAAgagttttttgtgtttgtttgttagggTTACTGGGGCTGTGCTATTGGAAAAGCCAAGCAAGCTGCTAAGACAGAAATCGAGAAACTACAGGTAggtgttttattatttgttattttacaAATGAGTTGCTTATAAATTATTGTAATCAAACACAGTAGCAGTGTTTTATTTCCATTTTCTCCAAAACCAGCAACCCCAAGCCAGTCGACATTTAAAAAATCAAAACCAGCCAGTCTTTCGTCCCTAAAGCCCTGCCTATAGTCTGCTCTTATGCATTCACGAGCGTACATTCACAGTCGAATTACAGCCTTGCAAAGCGTAGTTCATTTGAAGCATACACGTGCACTGACGTTCGATGCGTGTGCATTGTGACAATTGCAATACCACCCGTGGCCTACATACTCCTGTATGCGCATGCGCGACATACACGTCGTATAATGTACAGAACGTGCACACTCTTCTGATGATAGTTGCGTGAATATGAGTGTGAATTTTGCACCGTTTTTGTTTTGTGCAGGTGATTTATTTTAGCGTAATTTAACAGAAAATAAAGTCAAACCACcctgttttttctttaaatcttgaaatgatagaaaaattataaatatgacATTTATAGAACAATTAAATCtaatttaaaacacaaacatctTGTGATGCCACAAATATGTTGGATCTTTGAAGAAAGATCGGGTTCACACCTCAAGATTTTCGGCTGTCCCAGACAAAAGATGGCCATCGTTGCTCCTAAATGGTGGTCCTTCATAGTACAGTAATAAAGATTCAAAGAGGGCCTTTGTCGTGGTCTTGCGATCGAAGATAGTCTGCAattattttcgggcagtgtcaGACTTTTAGCATGATCCTACACCTACTGAGTAGCCAATAAAAGTgcaacataaaatgacacgtcACTGCGTAAACTATGTAAAGACACTGCTGACTTTAACATTGCAGTAGTCGTGATGAATATTCTGTACATTATGTAAACTACATGCAAAAGTGGCATCCACGATTCTCCTTGCTGTGTTTATTTACAACTAGTGCATCCTCATGCTGTTTATTAACATGCGTCATGGCCTACGAACAGTAGGTGTCATCATCGTACCTTCTACATACATGTTGTACCCAAGTTATTACATCCATGTTGCAAGCTGTGATCTTAAAAGATGGCAGAAATCACAAAGTCTGTAGCAGGCTAAAGATGCAGTTGTTGTCTCCAATAACCTTCAAATTGCTGCAGGTATTTAGTTTGAGGCCAATTTGACCtgtttaagggatagttcacctcccaaaaaattgtcatcattttctcatctttGGTTTGAACACATCTTCTGAAGAAcagaaaagaagatattttgttaaataatgatTAGCACACGGCTtgttgtaaccattgacttccatagtgggaataaaaaataCGATGTAATTTAATGGGTACAAATTTGAAGGCGCTCCTGAGATATGAACGACTTCCTGTTTTGCCAGCTCACCGCAGATTTTGTTTGTGCTGTGACAAGCAAACGCTTCCGAAAATCAAAAATCCTTTTAGTAACTTTTGTGAGGTTTGGTCCAAGGATCATGTACGTCCAGTTTCCAGTGTCAAACGGCCTAGTTGCAGGAGCTGGCCAAAAATAagggcggaagaagaaaaagaagaagaagaagaaaacttATGTAGTACAATAAGTGTGTTTTTTGCAAGCACActtaattatctatatggtattttgagctaaaacttcacttatgtactttggggacaccaaagatttatttgacattttaaaaagtcttgtgaaatgtcccttttaacAGACATATAAACATTAATCTACTCTTTGATTCTATCCTGTCTGTTgcttaaagaaagaaaaatcagAGTCACTTGTTTAATACATCTTAAGCGACTGTCATCTActctcattttttatttgtttatttttatcctGTTGAACTCATCTAACAGTAGTGTGCACAGCATTTTCTGGAGTGTTCAAGGAGTAGGCACTGGTACTACTGGTGCCTATTTCTGCTGGTGTGACATCATCTTATAAATTTTATTCCTGAGACTTGTCATGTAGGTTTAGGGAAAAATAtgcttttttatatttctattcgGTTCTTTTATATTTATAGTTTATGTTAACAGATAAAAGTAATTCAGGTAAGACGTAAccttgtaaatgtttttgtgaATTAACTATTATTTCTTTAAACAGATGAAAGACATGACCTGCAGAGAACTGGTGAAGGAGGTGGCAAAAATGTGAGTGCATTTAATTTCAAACAATGAAGTTCTTCccaaaggaatagttcacccaaaaatgaaaattctgataTAATTTActccctctcatgttgttacaaacctgtataaatctctttgttttgctgaacacaaaagaagatattttaagcaatgtttgtaaccaaacagtttttaagcaccattgacttccatagtaatatttttttgtacagtggaagtcaatggtgcttctgtttccgCTTAATTACAAacatctttgtgttcatcagaacatagaaatgtatacagttttGTAACAACGTGagtgtaagtaaatgatgatagaagtttcatttttgggtaaactatacCTTTAAACTGTAGTATATATTAGCCAGCATTAGAGGGCAGAAGACGTGTATGGGAATAAAGTCTCTTTGGCCACATGATGATAAATAACATTCAAAACTCCTTGCATTGAATGTTGTGCCTGGGATTTGAAAGGTCTAGCTCAGCTTTTcttatctgtacctaaatattGTCAGCAGATTTAAGTTGCTGAGTTTACAAGTGTCCAATGAAACGCTCCATAGCACAATATACATGatgataaaatatttaagcattataaaatttaataattatgttttctTCTGTTCTCAGTATCTATATTGTACATGATGAGGTGAAAGACAAATCCTTTGAATTGGAGCTCAGCTGGGTTGGAGAAGGTACTGTGCTGTCTATTGTCAACATGAAATTTCAAGTCTTGTCTTATCCAAGTCTTAACACTTTTTTACAAGTTAAAACTCAGTGTCATGTCCTTTTTATGCAggaaataatacattttaattgtttGCATAACATGCAACTCCCAGTGTTTCTTTcaacaatatatatttttagggtTGGCTTAAAAAGACATATAGGAActgtttt containing:
- the psma3 gene encoding proteasome subunit alpha type-3 gives rise to the protein MSSIGTGYDLSASTFSPDGRVFQVEYAIKAVENSSTAIGIRCKDGVVFGVEKLVLSKLYEEGSNKRIFNIDRHVGMAVAGLLADARSLSEVAREEASNFRSNYGHDIPLKHLAERVAMYVHAYTLYSAVRPFGCSFILGSYDEDDGAQLYMVDPSGISYGYWGCAIGKAKQAAKTEIEKLQMKDMTCRELVKEVAKIIYIVHDEVKDKSFELELSWVGEVTKGRHVLVPKDVKEEAEKYAKESLEEEDDSDEDNM